Proteins encoded together in one Variovorax paradoxus window:
- a CDS encoding sulfite oxidase heme-binding subunit YedZ, with protein sequence MNKLLMHPAAKPVVFLLCLLPFAWLTYGAFTDGLGANPAEFLIRATGDWTLRFICIVLAVTPLRVITKTNALARFRRMLGLFAYFYVVVHLLCYSWFDMGFEWADIAKDIAKRPFILVGFSAFVLLTPLAATSFNRAIKALGAKRWQMLHKLVYLIAGLGLLHFFWMRAGKNNFAEVFVYAAIVAVLLGWRVWNYASKRKPKPSAGTRGSGEKSLRSSSAG encoded by the coding sequence ATGAACAAGCTGCTCATGCATCCGGCGGCCAAACCGGTGGTCTTTCTGCTGTGCCTGCTGCCGTTCGCGTGGCTGACCTACGGCGCATTCACCGACGGACTTGGCGCCAACCCGGCCGAGTTCCTGATTCGTGCAACGGGCGACTGGACCTTGCGCTTCATCTGCATCGTGCTGGCCGTGACGCCGCTGCGCGTGATCACCAAAACGAATGCGCTTGCACGTTTTCGCCGCATGCTGGGGCTCTTTGCGTACTTCTACGTGGTGGTGCACCTGCTGTGCTACAGCTGGTTCGACATGGGCTTCGAGTGGGCGGACATTGCCAAGGACATCGCCAAGCGGCCGTTCATCCTGGTGGGGTTTTCGGCCTTTGTGCTGCTGACGCCGCTGGCCGCTACCTCGTTCAACCGCGCCATCAAGGCGCTGGGCGCAAAGCGCTGGCAAATGCTGCACAAGCTGGTCTACCTGATCGCCGGCCTCGGCCTGCTGCACTTCTTCTGGATGCGCGCGGGCAAGAACAACTTTGCCGAAGTGTTCGTCTACGCAGCGATTGTTGCGGTGCTGCTTGGGTGGCGCGTGTGGAACTACGCGAGCAAGCGCAAGCCGAAGCCCTCGGCAGGCACCCGCGGCAGCGGCGAGAAGTCGCTGCGCAGCAGCAGCGCCGGCTGA
- the lptM gene encoding LPS translocon maturation chaperone LptM, whose protein sequence is MLNVRQILVSASSRAALMVCLAATAGGLAACGQRGPLYLPTDPAAAQRATLPQLLTPGGSRAADAEAAPAPAAAASAPAPATGNATSPGVPK, encoded by the coding sequence ATGTTGAATGTTCGTCAAATTCTAGTGAGCGCCTCCAGCCGCGCTGCGCTCATGGTCTGCCTTGCCGCGACGGCGGGCGGTTTGGCCGCTTGCGGTCAGCGTGGGCCGCTCTATCTACCGACCGATCCGGCGGCTGCCCAGCGCGCAACACTGCCTCAGTTGCTTACGCCTGGCGGTTCGCGTGCTGCCGATGCCGAAGCGGCCCCAGCGCCCGCTGCAGCCGCCAGTGCGCCTGCTCCAGCAACCGGCAATGCCACCAGTCCCGGAGTGCCGAAGTGA
- the lysA gene encoding diaminopimelate decarboxylase — MTNAPLLPGHPHIAHRGDALHVEGLSLDALAREHGTPLFVYSKQWMLDALAAYQRGFEGREALICYAMKANSSLGVLRVFADAGCGFDIVSGGELARVLAVGADPAKIIFSGVGKTRAEMRQALAARIACFNVESEAELDVLNEVALAEGRRAPISIRINPNVDPKTHPYISTGLKGNKFGIAHDRAVEAYRHAARLPGLEVVGIDCHIGSQITEASPYLDACDRVLDLVEAIEAAGVPIHHLDFGGGLGIDYNGEVPPKADALWQQLLARLDARGFGRRKLVIEPGRSLVGNAGVCVTEVLYTKPGEDKNFCIVDAAMNDLPRPAMYQAFQKIVPLRIRAGSAPVYDVVGPVCESGDWIGRDRALNVVAGDLLAVLSAGAYCMSMASNYNTRGRAAEVLVSGQSATLIRRRETMEDQLRSEQIEG; from the coding sequence GTGACGAACGCCCCCCTCCTTCCCGGCCACCCGCACATTGCCCATCGCGGCGACGCGCTCCACGTCGAGGGCTTGAGCCTGGATGCGCTCGCCCGCGAACACGGCACCCCCCTGTTCGTCTATTCGAAGCAATGGATGCTGGACGCGCTGGCGGCCTACCAGCGCGGCTTCGAGGGCCGCGAAGCCCTGATCTGCTATGCGATGAAGGCGAATTCGTCGCTTGGCGTGCTGCGCGTGTTCGCCGATGCGGGCTGCGGCTTCGACATTGTTTCGGGCGGCGAACTGGCGCGCGTGCTGGCCGTTGGCGCCGATCCGGCAAAAATCATCTTCTCGGGCGTTGGAAAGACCCGCGCCGAAATGCGGCAGGCGCTCGCCGCCCGCATTGCCTGCTTCAATGTCGAGAGCGAGGCCGAGCTCGACGTGCTCAACGAAGTGGCACTGGCCGAAGGCCGCCGCGCGCCCATCAGCATCCGCATCAATCCGAACGTCGACCCGAAGACGCATCCCTACATTTCCACCGGCCTGAAGGGCAACAAGTTCGGCATCGCCCACGACCGCGCAGTCGAGGCCTATCGCCACGCAGCCAGGTTGCCGGGGCTCGAGGTGGTGGGCATCGACTGTCACATCGGCTCGCAGATCACCGAAGCTTCGCCGTACCTGGACGCATGCGACCGCGTGCTCGACCTGGTCGAGGCCATCGAGGCGGCCGGGGTGCCGATCCATCACCTGGATTTTGGCGGCGGCCTGGGCATCGACTATAACGGCGAGGTGCCACCCAAGGCGGATGCCCTCTGGCAGCAACTGCTCGCGCGGCTTGACGCCCGCGGCTTCGGGCGCCGCAAGCTGGTCATCGAACCCGGCCGTTCGCTGGTCGGCAACGCGGGCGTGTGCGTGACCGAGGTGCTCTACACCAAGCCCGGCGAAGACAAGAACTTCTGCATCGTCGATGCGGCAATGAACGACCTGCCGCGGCCCGCGATGTATCAGGCGTTCCAGAAGATCGTGCCGCTACGAATCCGAGCCGGAAGCGCGCCGGTCTACGACGTTGTCGGCCCGGTGTGCGAAAGCGGCGACTGGATCGGGCGCGACCGGGCGCTCAATGTGGTGGCCGGCGATCTGCTGGCCGTGCTGTCGGCCGGCGCTTATTGCATGAGCATGGCCAGCAACTACAACACGCGCGGCCGGGCCGCCGAAGTGCTGGTGAGCGGCCAGAGCGCCACGCTGATCCGCCGCCGCGAGACGATGGAAGACCAACTGCGCAGCGAGCAGATCGAGGGCTGA
- the cyaY gene encoding iron donor protein CyaY, giving the protein MTDSEYMDRAEAALAAIEQGCDRINDATDADIDNQRVGGMITISFRNGSQLIVNLQKPLQEIWLAARSGGYHYRFDGKTWVDTKTGEEFFGNLSREASLQAGQPLEFAAT; this is encoded by the coding sequence ATGACCGACTCCGAATACATGGACCGAGCCGAAGCCGCGCTTGCCGCCATCGAGCAAGGCTGCGACCGCATCAACGATGCAACCGATGCCGACATCGACAACCAGCGGGTGGGCGGGATGATCACGATTTCTTTCAGGAACGGAAGCCAGTTGATCGTGAACCTGCAAAAGCCGCTGCAGGAAATCTGGCTGGCCGCGCGCTCCGGCGGCTATCACTACCGCTTCGACGGCAAGACCTGGGTCGACACCAAGACGGGCGAGGAATTCTTCGGCAACCTGTCGCGCGAGGCAAGCCTGCAAGCCGGGCAGCCGCTGGAGTTTGCGGCCACCTGA
- a CDS encoding PilN domain-containing protein: MILINLLPHREAARKRRREAFYGTLGAAAILGGVIAGLGFLWFEAQISAQQAKNNFLKTEITKLDAEIKEISTLQDEIAALRARQQAVEDLQGDRNLPVHLLNELVRQLPDGVYITSMKQDNQTVTLQGMAQSNERVSELLRNLGNNSPWLVKPELVEITSATVSLSQRDQRRVANFTMRIGLKRPTDAQKAAADKALAAAAQVKG, from the coding sequence GTGATCCTCATCAATTTGCTTCCGCATCGCGAAGCTGCGCGCAAGCGCCGGCGTGAGGCGTTCTATGGCACCCTGGGTGCCGCGGCAATCCTTGGCGGCGTGATCGCGGGCCTCGGCTTCCTCTGGTTCGAGGCGCAAATCTCGGCCCAGCAGGCCAAGAATAATTTCTTGAAGACAGAAATCACCAAGCTCGACGCCGAGATCAAGGAAATCTCGACGCTGCAGGATGAAATTGCAGCCTTGCGTGCGCGCCAGCAGGCGGTTGAAGACCTTCAGGGTGATCGCAACCTGCCGGTGCACCTGCTCAATGAACTGGTTCGCCAGCTTCCTGACGGTGTCTATATCACCAGCATGAAGCAGGACAACCAGACTGTCACGCTGCAAGGCATGGCGCAGTCGAACGAGCGCGTTTCCGAGCTGCTGCGCAACCTGGGCAACAACAGCCCGTGGCTGGTCAAGCCCGAGCTGGTCGAAATTACTTCCGCAACAGTGAGCCTCAGCCAGCGCGACCAGCGCCGCGTGGCGAACTTCACGATGCGCATCGGCCTCAAGCGGCCGACCGACGCGCAGAAGGCCGCGGCCGACAAGGCCTTGGCCGCAGCGGCGCAAGTCAAGGGGTAG
- a CDS encoding type 4a pilus biogenesis protein PilO, with product MASNRPSQKIDVAAALRGFGDQFRNLNPNDPASWPPVPRYALCLAVTALVLVGLWFVWLTNSNDELESERAKEVTLRADYQKKVALAANLDLLKKQREQVQQYVTLLEKQLPSKAEMDALLSDINQAGLGRSLQFELFRPGQVSVKDYYAELPIAVRVTGRYHDIGSFAADVAGLSRIVTLNNLTIAPQKDKDGTLTMDATARTYRYLDDEERAAQKRAAAPKAKK from the coding sequence ATGGCAAGCAATCGCCCCTCTCAGAAGATAGACGTGGCCGCCGCGCTGCGCGGTTTCGGTGACCAGTTCCGCAACCTCAATCCGAACGATCCGGCCAGCTGGCCGCCGGTGCCGCGCTATGCGCTGTGCCTGGCGGTGACGGCGCTGGTGCTGGTCGGCCTGTGGTTCGTGTGGCTCACCAATTCGAATGACGAACTCGAAAGCGAGCGCGCCAAGGAAGTGACGCTGCGCGCGGACTATCAGAAAAAGGTCGCTCTGGCCGCCAACCTCGACCTGCTGAAGAAGCAGCGCGAGCAGGTGCAGCAGTACGTGACCCTGCTCGAGAAGCAGCTGCCGAGCAAGGCGGAAATGGACGCACTGCTGTCCGACATCAACCAGGCCGGCCTCGGCCGCAGCCTGCAGTTCGAACTGTTCCGCCCGGGGCAGGTTTCGGTCAAGGACTACTACGCGGAGCTGCCGATCGCCGTGCGCGTGACCGGCCGCTACCACGACATCGGCTCGTTTGCCGCCGACGTTGCGGGCCTCTCGCGCATCGTGACGCTGAACAACCTGACGATCGCTCCGCAAAAAGACAAGGACGGCACCCTCACGATGGATGCCACGGCTCGCACCTACCGTTATCTCGATGACGAAGAGCGCGCAGCCCAGAAACGCGCTGCGGCGCCAAAGGCGAAGAAATGA
- the msrP gene encoding protein-methionine-sulfoxide reductase catalytic subunit MsrP: MSFHSRPQGRNSGFIHPLSSEITPRAIYESRRDLLKLMAGGAAGAALASFAGREAFAQATGPHKLALLPGAKSAVPGAQTMEKLTDYKDATSYNNFYEFGTDKGDPVKNAGTLKTRPWTVEVEGLVKKPGKYGIEDLLKLSAQEERIYRLRCVEGWSMVIPWVGYSLAELIKKVEPQGNAKYVEFVTLADPKTMPFVGSRVLEWPYTEGLRMDEAMHPLTLLAFGMYGEVLPNQNGAPVRIVVPWKYGFKSAKSIVKIRFVEKEPSTAWNKAAAQEYGFYSNVNPNVDHPRWSQATERRIGDGGGLFAKRNKTLMFNGYEAQVGQLYAGMDLKKNY, encoded by the coding sequence ATGTCGTTCCACTCCCGCCCGCAGGGTCGCAACAGCGGTTTCATCCATCCGCTCTCGAGCGAGATCACGCCGCGCGCCATCTACGAAAGCCGGCGCGACCTGCTGAAGCTGATGGCGGGCGGGGCCGCCGGTGCCGCGCTGGCGAGCTTTGCCGGACGCGAGGCCTTCGCCCAAGCCACCGGTCCGCACAAGCTGGCGCTGCTTCCTGGCGCCAAGTCCGCCGTGCCGGGCGCGCAAACGATGGAAAAGCTCACCGACTACAAGGACGCGACGAGCTACAACAACTTCTATGAGTTCGGCACCGACAAGGGCGATCCGGTCAAGAACGCGGGCACGCTGAAGACCCGTCCGTGGACGGTGGAAGTCGAGGGGCTGGTCAAGAAGCCCGGGAAGTACGGCATCGAAGACCTGCTGAAGCTCAGCGCGCAGGAAGAGCGCATCTACCGTCTGCGCTGCGTCGAGGGCTGGTCGATGGTCATTCCGTGGGTGGGCTACTCGCTGGCCGAACTCATCAAGAAGGTCGAGCCGCAGGGCAACGCCAAGTACGTCGAGTTCGTGACCCTGGCCGACCCCAAGACCATGCCTTTCGTCGGCTCGCGCGTGCTCGAATGGCCGTACACCGAGGGCCTGCGGATGGACGAGGCCATGCATCCGCTCACGCTGCTGGCTTTCGGCATGTACGGCGAAGTGCTGCCCAACCAGAACGGCGCGCCGGTGCGCATCGTGGTGCCGTGGAAGTACGGGTTCAAATCGGCCAAGTCGATCGTGAAGATCCGCTTCGTCGAGAAAGAGCCGAGCACGGCCTGGAACAAGGCCGCAGCCCAGGAATACGGCTTCTACTCGAACGTGAACCCGAACGTCGACCATCCGCGCTGGAGCCAGGCCACCGAGCGGCGCATCGGAGACGGCGGCGGGCTCTTTGCCAAGCGCAACAAGACGCTGATGTTCAACGGCTACGAAGCCCAGGTCGGCCAGCTCTATGCCGGCATGGACCTGAAGAAGAACTATTGA
- a CDS encoding pilus assembly protein PilM, whose product MAAFGSLFRRQNAPMLGLDVSSSSVKLVELGREASGKLVLERCAIEPLERGWITDGNVEKFDEVAEAVRRVVRKSGTRTRNVALALPPSAVITKKIILPGGMSEQELELQVESEANQYIPFSLDEVSLDFCVTGQSAASAGDVEVLIAASRKEKVQDREGLAEAAGLKAMILDVESYASRLATARLIEQLPGKGLDAVVALFEVGAFTTSMQVLRNQEVLYDRDQAFGGAQLTQLIVRQYGFSAEEAEAKKRSGDLPDDYGSSVLKPFVESIAQEIARALQFFFTSTPHNRVDYVLLAGGSASLPSLTSAVTRQTSFACSLVNPFDGMEMGPNIREKKVRREAPSYLTSCGLAMRRFVQ is encoded by the coding sequence TTGGCTGCTTTCGGATCATTGTTTCGTCGTCAGAACGCCCCCATGCTCGGCTTGGACGTCAGTTCGTCCAGCGTCAAGCTGGTCGAGCTCGGCCGTGAGGCCAGCGGCAAGCTGGTTCTGGAGCGGTGCGCGATCGAACCCCTCGAGCGGGGCTGGATCACTGACGGCAACGTCGAAAAGTTCGATGAAGTGGCTGAAGCCGTCCGCCGCGTCGTGCGCAAGAGCGGCACCCGCACGCGCAACGTGGCGCTGGCTCTGCCCCCCTCGGCCGTCATCACCAAGAAGATCATTCTTCCAGGCGGCATGAGCGAGCAGGAACTCGAGCTCCAGGTCGAGTCCGAAGCCAACCAGTACATTCCCTTTTCGCTTGACGAAGTCAGCCTCGACTTCTGCGTCACCGGGCAGAGCGCAGCCTCTGCGGGCGATGTCGAAGTGCTCATTGCGGCGTCCCGCAAGGAAAAGGTCCAGGACCGCGAAGGGTTGGCCGAAGCTGCCGGCCTGAAGGCGATGATCCTGGATGTGGAGTCTTATGCATCGCGCCTCGCAACCGCCCGCCTGATCGAGCAACTGCCAGGCAAGGGTCTCGATGCGGTCGTGGCGCTTTTCGAAGTAGGCGCTTTCACGACCAGCATGCAAGTGCTGCGCAACCAGGAAGTGCTGTACGACCGCGACCAGGCTTTCGGCGGCGCCCAACTCACCCAACTGATCGTTCGTCAGTACGGCTTTTCGGCCGAAGAGGCCGAAGCCAAGAAACGCAGCGGGGATTTGCCCGACGACTACGGCTCCAGCGTGCTGAAGCCGTTCGTGGAAAGCATTGCACAGGAAATCGCGCGCGCATTGCAGTTCTTCTTTACCAGCACGCCGCACAACCGTGTCGACTACGTGCTGCTCGCCGGCGGTTCGGCCTCTCTGCCGAGCCTGACCAGCGCCGTCACGCGCCAGACCTCTTTCGCCTGTTCGCTCGTGAATCCGTTCGACGGCATGGAGATGGGTCCCAATATCCGTGAGAAGAAGGTCCGGCGCGAGGCGCCCTCCTATCTGACCTCCTGCGGTCTTGCCATGCGGAGGTTCGTGCAGTGA
- a CDS encoding penicillin-binding protein 1A, translating to MQETSRPKGPAKTPSSTRPAWLKWLLRFMAWGFGIAAACVLAVLCVVAVALAVAYPNLPDISELSDYRPKLPLRVFSAEGIQIGEFGEERRNLTPIAAIPKLVKDAVLAAEDTRFYDHGGVDYKGMVRAGLANMNRVKSQGASTITMQVARNVYLSSEKTLTRKIYEVLLTFKLEHLLTKDQIFEIYLNQIYLGNRAYGFAAASEAYFGKPLQDLTIAEAAMLAGLPKAPGANNPVNNPQRARGRQFYVIDRMQDAGFITAEQAAQAKKEELHLRDAADPNRLHAEYVAETVRQLMYAQYGDSTYTRGLKVYTSLVAADQAAAYKALRKGIMDYERRQIYRGPEKFVDLPNDPKELDEAVDDALTDHPDNGDVMSAVVLKANAKEISAVRGNGDPVQITGEGLKPAQSGLSDKAPPNIKIRRGAVIRVVKTPKNTWEITQLPEVEGAFVAMDPRDGAIKALVGGFDFGKNKFNHVTQAWRQPGSSFKPFIYSAALEKGFTPSTVINDGPLFFDAGTTGGQPWEPKNYGGGYDGPMSMRTALMKSKNLVSIRILQSIGTRYAQEWITNFGFDKDKHPAYLPMALGAGAVTPMQMAVGYSVFANGGYRVNPYLVTRITDHKDKVLVDKQPPLLNETIRAIPQRNAFIMDSLLQSITRAGTAAKAQAMLKRPDLYGKTGTTNDSLDAWFAGFQPTMTAISWIGYDTPRNLGDRETGGGLSLPIWINYMETAIKGVPVTDLSTTPPSGVVSVGGEWYYDDYAPGRGVSSLGVDTPATPPAESLSGVPVSPPPPPEERNRILDLFRN from the coding sequence ATGCAAGAAACCTCACGCCCCAAAGGGCCAGCCAAGACCCCCTCTTCCACACGACCAGCCTGGCTGAAATGGCTGCTGCGCTTCATGGCCTGGGGATTCGGCATTGCCGCGGCCTGTGTGCTTGCGGTGCTCTGCGTTGTCGCGGTTGCGCTCGCCGTCGCCTACCCCAACCTGCCAGACATCTCCGAATTGTCCGACTACCGGCCCAAGCTGCCGCTGCGGGTCTTCTCGGCCGAAGGCATCCAAATTGGCGAATTCGGCGAGGAGCGCCGCAACCTCACGCCGATTGCGGCCATTCCCAAGCTGGTGAAAGACGCGGTGCTGGCCGCCGAAGACACGCGCTTCTACGACCATGGCGGCGTCGACTACAAGGGCATGGTGCGCGCGGGCCTGGCGAACATGAACCGCGTGAAGAGCCAGGGCGCATCGACCATCACGATGCAGGTGGCGCGCAACGTCTACCTGAGCTCCGAAAAAACGCTGACCCGCAAGATCTACGAAGTGCTGCTGACCTTCAAGCTGGAGCACCTGCTTACCAAGGACCAGATCTTCGAGATCTACCTGAACCAGATCTACCTGGGCAACCGGGCGTACGGCTTTGCCGCGGCTTCGGAAGCCTATTTCGGCAAACCCCTTCAAGACCTCACCATTGCCGAGGCGGCAATGCTGGCCGGCCTGCCGAAGGCACCGGGCGCCAACAACCCGGTCAACAATCCGCAGCGGGCGCGCGGGCGCCAGTTCTATGTGATCGACCGCATGCAGGACGCGGGCTTCATCACGGCCGAACAGGCAGCCCAGGCCAAGAAGGAAGAGCTGCACCTGCGCGACGCGGCAGACCCAAACCGCCTGCACGCCGAGTACGTGGCCGAAACCGTGCGCCAGCTGATGTATGCCCAGTATGGCGACAGCACCTACACGCGCGGGCTCAAGGTGTACACGTCGCTCGTGGCCGCCGACCAGGCCGCAGCCTACAAGGCCCTGCGCAAGGGCATCATGGACTACGAGCGGCGCCAGATCTACCGCGGCCCCGAGAAATTCGTCGACCTGCCCAACGATCCCAAGGAGCTCGACGAAGCGGTGGACGACGCGCTGACCGACCATCCTGACAACGGCGACGTGATGTCTGCCGTGGTGCTCAAGGCCAACGCGAAGGAAATTTCTGCCGTTCGCGGCAATGGCGACCCGGTGCAGATCACCGGAGAAGGCCTCAAGCCGGCGCAATCCGGCCTTTCCGACAAGGCGCCGCCCAACATCAAGATTCGCCGTGGCGCAGTGATCCGCGTGGTGAAGACGCCGAAGAACACCTGGGAAATCACGCAGCTGCCCGAAGTGGAAGGCGCTTTCGTCGCCATGGATCCGCGCGACGGCGCCATCAAGGCACTGGTGGGCGGCTTCGACTTCGGCAAGAACAAGTTCAACCACGTCACCCAGGCCTGGCGCCAGCCGGGCTCGAGCTTCAAGCCCTTCATCTATTCAGCGGCGCTCGAAAAGGGCTTCACGCCTTCCACGGTGATCAACGACGGCCCGCTCTTCTTCGACGCCGGCACCACGGGTGGCCAGCCGTGGGAACCCAAGAACTACGGCGGCGGCTACGACGGCCCCATGTCGATGCGCACCGCGCTGATGAAGTCCAAAAACCTGGTGTCGATTCGCATCCTGCAATCCATCGGCACCCGCTACGCCCAGGAATGGATCACCAATTTCGGCTTCGACAAGGACAAGCATCCCGCCTATCTCCCGATGGCGCTGGGGGCGGGTGCGGTCACGCCGATGCAGATGGCCGTGGGCTACTCGGTGTTTGCCAACGGCGGCTACCGCGTCAATCCGTACCTTGTGACCCGCATCACCGACCACAAGGACAAGGTGCTGGTCGACAAGCAGCCGCCGCTGCTCAACGAGACGATCCGCGCCATTCCCCAGCGCAACGCCTTCATCATGGATTCGCTGCTGCAATCCATCACGCGCGCCGGCACGGCAGCCAAGGCGCAGGCCATGCTGAAGCGGCCCGACCTTTACGGCAAGACCGGCACCACCAATGACTCGCTCGACGCCTGGTTTGCCGGCTTCCAGCCGACGATGACCGCCATCTCCTGGATCGGCTACGACACGCCGCGCAACCTGGGCGACCGCGAAACCGGTGGCGGCTTGAGCCTGCCGATCTGGATCAACTACATGGAAACCGCCATCAAGGGCGTGCCCGTGACCGATCTCTCCACCACGCCTCCGTCTGGCGTGGTGAGCGTTGGCGGCGAGTGGTACTACGACGACTACGCGCCGGGCCGCGGGGTTTCCAGCCTCGGTGTGGACACCCCTGCCACACCGCCTGCGGAGTCACTGAGCGGCGTGCCGGTGAGCCCGCCTCCGCCGCCTGAAGAACGCAATCGCATTCTCGATCTCTTCAGGAACTGA